Proteins found in one Enterococcus sp. 9D6_DIV0238 genomic segment:
- a CDS encoding anthranilate synthase component II encodes MILLIDNYDSFTYNLAHLLGESREVMVMRNDDKQLVDLAKEASSIVISPGPGTPAETGQVKQVIQDFHQEKPMLGICLGNQTIGEVFGARVVLAEEIRHGKQSMIQTAPNSRLFKGMPSELPVMRYHSLVIDPSTLPQEFDISATALDDQEIMAIEHRNYPVFGLQFHPESIGTPAGKEMIQNFIQLMEEQKI; translated from the coding sequence ATGATTTTATTGATCGACAATTATGATTCATTTACATACAATTTAGCTCATTTATTAGGAGAATCTAGAGAAGTTATGGTTATGAGAAATGACGACAAGCAATTAGTTGATTTGGCAAAAGAGGCTTCGAGTATCGTCATTTCTCCTGGACCAGGAACACCTGCTGAAACAGGCCAAGTAAAACAAGTGATCCAAGACTTTCATCAAGAAAAACCGATGTTAGGGATCTGTTTAGGGAATCAAACGATTGGGGAAGTATTTGGTGCTCGAGTAGTTTTAGCTGAAGAAATTCGTCATGGCAAGCAATCGATGATCCAAACTGCACCAAACAGCCGTCTTTTTAAAGGCATGCCATCTGAACTGCCAGTAATGCGTTATCACTCTTTAGTGATCGATCCAAGTACATTACCGCAGGAGTTTGATATTTCTGCAACGGCTTTAGATGATCAGGAAATTATGGCGATCGAGCATCGGAACTATCCAGTTTTTGGTTTGCAGTTTCATCCAGAATCAATCGGAACACCTGCTGGTAAAGAAATGATTCAAAATTTTATTCAACTAATGGAGGAACAAAAAATATGA
- the trpD gene encoding anthranilate phosphoribosyltransferase has translation MKQLFEKVFRREHLTRQEAQQVAEKMFEGEMTDSQIAAFLTALKIKGETAEEMAGIAETIQSKAVMIPCQQENVMDNCGTGGDQSGSFNISTTAAFVLAAGGVTVAKHGNRSISSKSGSADIFECLGLDLTLSPTKLSILLNEVGLAFLFAPHMHPNMKYVMNVRKELGTPTILNLIGPLTNPVHLDSQLMGTYRRDLLEETAKTLGGLGRKRAVVVNGSGGMDEASLAGTTHFALLENDRISMHEISPEEFGYTRLPLEAVRGGNAEKNTEILLSILKNQASPYLDTVLLNAGLGFFSNGKVGTVKEGISLAKDCVASGAAFDKLQQLIRAQQEVA, from the coding sequence ATGAAGCAATTATTTGAGAAAGTATTCAGAAGGGAACATTTAACACGTCAAGAAGCGCAACAAGTCGCTGAAAAAATGTTTGAAGGAGAAATGACGGATAGCCAGATCGCTGCTTTTTTAACCGCATTGAAGATCAAAGGTGAAACAGCAGAGGAAATGGCGGGAATTGCTGAAACCATTCAAAGCAAAGCTGTGATGATCCCATGTCAACAAGAAAATGTCATGGATAACTGTGGTACAGGTGGAGATCAGTCTGGGAGTTTCAATATTAGTACGACAGCTGCATTTGTACTAGCTGCAGGTGGGGTAACAGTAGCAAAACACGGGAATCGAAGTATTTCTAGCAAGTCAGGCAGTGCAGACATTTTTGAATGCTTGGGACTGGATCTGACGCTTTCTCCCACTAAACTAAGCATACTACTCAACGAGGTTGGTCTGGCATTTCTTTTTGCGCCCCACATGCATCCTAACATGAAATATGTGATGAATGTTCGAAAGGAATTAGGGACTCCGACCATTTTGAATTTGATTGGCCCGTTGACAAACCCTGTTCATTTAGATTCTCAATTGATGGGAACTTATCGCCGAGATTTATTGGAAGAGACAGCTAAAACATTGGGCGGTTTGGGGCGCAAGCGGGCGGTCGTGGTCAATGGATCAGGAGGGATGGATGAGGCCTCATTAGCAGGAACAACGCATTTTGCTTTACTGGAAAATGATAGAATTTCTATGCATGAAATCAGCCCTGAAGAATTTGGCTATACTCGTTTGCCGCTGGAAGCTGTTCGCGGAGGCAATGCAGAAAAAAATACGGAGATTCTGCTATCTATCTTAAAAAATCAAGCCAGTCCTTACTTAGATACAGTTTTATTGAATGCAGGATTAGGATTTTTTAGTAATGGAAAAGTTGGGACAGTAAAAGAGGGTATTTCTTTGGCGAAAGACTGCGTTGCCAGCGGTGCAGCATTTGATAAATTACAGCAATTGATCCGCGCACAGCAGGAGGTAGCATAG
- the trpC gene encoding indole-3-glycerol phosphate synthase TrpC: MDFLDKILTEKNQEVAQMSKEKLQPLRQTVSFYERVKKQPEKMHIIGEVKRASPSKGAINLTVDILEQAKAYEQAGVTAISVLTDESFFKGSIEDLRNVAAEVDVPVLCKDFIIDEKQLIRARNAGATIVLLIVSALSQTKLEFLYNQALALGLEVLVEVHDEQEQAIAEALDAVLIGVNNRNLKTFEVSIEVSQKLGKKQQTDAVYISESGFSSDKEVALVKDHYQAVLVGEGLMRQNDPKSKVKELQVKR; encoded by the coding sequence ATGGACTTTTTAGATAAGATTCTTACTGAGAAAAATCAAGAAGTGGCGCAAATGTCTAAGGAAAAACTTCAACCGCTTCGTCAAACTGTTTCATTCTATGAACGAGTAAAAAAGCAGCCGGAAAAAATGCATATTATCGGCGAAGTCAAACGTGCGTCTCCTTCTAAAGGGGCAATCAATCTAACCGTCGATATTCTTGAACAAGCTAAAGCGTATGAACAGGCTGGTGTCACAGCGATTTCGGTGCTGACGGATGAATCGTTTTTTAAAGGCTCGATCGAAGATTTACGAAATGTTGCAGCTGAGGTTGATGTTCCGGTGTTGTGTAAAGATTTTATCATCGATGAAAAACAGCTGATTCGCGCACGAAATGCAGGAGCAACGATTGTTTTACTGATCGTTTCCGCATTATCTCAGACTAAGCTCGAGTTTCTATATAATCAGGCATTAGCATTGGGTCTAGAAGTATTGGTTGAAGTGCACGATGAGCAGGAACAGGCGATTGCTGAAGCTTTAGATGCAGTTTTGATCGGGGTCAATAATCGTAATCTAAAAACGTTCGAGGTTTCTATTGAAGTCAGTCAAAAATTGGGCAAAAAACAACAGACAGACGCCGTTTATATCAGTGAATCAGGATTTTCAAGTGATAAAGAGGTTGCTTTAGTAAAAGATCATTATCAAGCAGTTCTTGTTGGTGAAGGATTGATGCGTCAAAATGATCCTAAGTCAAAAGTTAAGGAGTTGCAAGTGAAGCGATGA
- a CDS encoding phosphoribosylanthranilate isomerase, which yields MKVKICGLQTKEQVDTAVKNGADYLGFVFAESKRKISPDLVREITKDVPKTVKKVGVMVAPNYQEAEEIIQQAKLDMIQIHGMAATEHYSVPVIQAITVNSEEHIKMIQAATTNYLLFDAPPQKFVGGNGQVFDWKKLDLDQLTDKKIIIAGGLTIENLQEAKERFSPYAVDVSSGVETNGVKDLKKIRAFLKKAKEEYDV from the coding sequence ATGAAAGTAAAAATTTGCGGATTGCAGACAAAAGAACAGGTAGATACAGCAGTCAAAAATGGCGCAGATTATCTTGGCTTCGTTTTTGCTGAAAGCAAACGAAAAATCAGTCCAGATCTCGTCAGAGAAATCACGAAAGACGTCCCGAAAACAGTCAAAAAGGTAGGTGTGATGGTTGCACCAAATTATCAGGAAGCAGAAGAGATCATCCAGCAGGCGAAGCTGGATATGATTCAAATTCACGGCATGGCGGCAACAGAGCATTATTCTGTACCAGTGATTCAGGCGATCACGGTCAATAGTGAGGAACACATCAAGATGATTCAAGCGGCAACGACCAATTATTTACTTTTCGATGCCCCTCCGCAAAAATTTGTTGGTGGAAATGGACAAGTATTCGACTGGAAAAAGCTTGATCTAGATCAACTAACAGATAAAAAAATAATTATTGCTGGCGGATTGACGATTGAAAACCTACAGGAAGCAAAAGAACGTTTTTCCCCTTATGCGGTGGATGTTTCCAGCGGAGTTGAAACAAATGGGGTCAAAGATCTAAAAAAAATAAGAGCCTTTTTGAAAAAGGCCAAGGAGGAATACGATGTATAA
- the trpB gene encoding tryptophan synthase subunit beta: MYNQPNKGFYGEFGGQFVPETLMYAVKELEEVYEASKKDEEFQKELNYYLKQYVGRENPLYFAERLTDKIGGAKIYLKREDLNHTGAHKINNTIGQILLAKKMGKNKVVAETGAGQHGVATATVAALFGMECTVFMGAVDVARQSLNVFRMELLGAKVVSVTSGSETLKDAVNEALRFWVANVEDTHYVMGSVLGPHPFPEIVRDYQSIIGIEARRQILEAEQKLPDAVIACVGGGSNAMGIFYPFINDDVALIGVEAAGLGLETESHAASINKGKTGVLHGAMMKLLQDGNGQILEAFSISAGLDYPGLGPEHCHLNEIERATYASATDQEALEAFELLCQTEGIIPALESAHAISHAVKVAKELGKEKQIIVCLSGRGDKDVQQIKALFEQEDNK, from the coding sequence ATGTATAATCAACCAAATAAAGGATTTTATGGAGAATTTGGCGGACAGTTTGTCCCCGAAACCTTAATGTATGCAGTGAAGGAATTAGAAGAAGTCTATGAAGCATCAAAAAAAGATGAAGAATTTCAAAAAGAATTAAATTACTATCTAAAACAGTACGTTGGAAGAGAAAACCCGCTTTATTTTGCTGAGCGATTAACTGACAAAATCGGCGGAGCGAAGATTTATTTAAAAAGAGAAGACTTGAACCATACAGGAGCGCATAAAATCAATAATACGATCGGACAAATTTTATTAGCTAAAAAAATGGGTAAAAACAAAGTCGTTGCAGAGACTGGTGCTGGTCAGCATGGTGTAGCGACTGCAACAGTTGCTGCATTATTTGGGATGGAATGTACCGTTTTTATGGGGGCAGTGGATGTTGCTCGTCAATCATTGAATGTTTTTCGGATGGAGTTATTAGGTGCCAAAGTGGTAAGTGTGACCTCTGGTAGTGAGACATTAAAAGATGCCGTGAATGAAGCCTTGCGATTCTGGGTTGCGAATGTCGAGGACACTCATTATGTGATGGGCTCGGTCTTAGGACCGCACCCATTCCCTGAGATCGTTCGTGATTATCAAAGTATTATCGGGATCGAAGCTAGACGTCAGATTTTAGAAGCGGAACAAAAATTACCTGATGCAGTTATTGCTTGTGTAGGCGGCGGAAGTAATGCGATGGGGATTTTCTATCCATTTATCAATGATGATGTTGCATTGATCGGAGTAGAGGCTGCGGGTTTAGGCTTGGAGACGGAATCACATGCGGCTTCGATCAATAAAGGAAAAACGGGTGTATTGCATGGCGCGATGATGAAACTGCTTCAGGACGGAAATGGACAAATTTTAGAAGCTTTTTCGATTTCTGCTGGGTTAGATTATCCTGGTTTAGGCCCGGAGCATTGCCATTTGAATGAAATCGAGCGAGCGACCTATGCCTCTGCCACCGATCAGGAAGCACTGGAAGCTTTTGAGCTATTATGCCAAACAGAAGGAATCATTCCCGCTTTAGAAAGCGCTCATGCAATCAGTCATGCGGTGAAGGTAGCAAAAGAGCTTGGGAAAGAGAAGCAAATCATCGTATGTCTTTCAGGGCGTGGGGACAAAGATGTGCAGCAGATCAAAGCATTATTCGAACAGGAGGATAACAAATGA
- the trpA gene encoding tryptophan synthase subunit alpha: MKTLTKHLKTKQQNGETIFVPYIMAGAQGLDQLESEISLLSDAGASAIELGIPFSDPVADGPVIQAAGLQALQKDVSLEKIIAQLKKIKTTTPLILMTYFNPIFYFGLEKFIQELQETNVKGVIIPDLPFEHQGLLTPLLKYSDVALIPLVALTTPKERIVELVEAGEGFIYAVAVNGVTGIGREYQTSLDEHLAYIQSISDKPVLAGFGISTKEHVERFRQNCAGVIVGSKIVQLLSEGKTKEIELFVKSVI, translated from the coding sequence ATGAAAACATTGACCAAGCATTTAAAAACAAAACAACAAAACGGTGAAACGATTTTTGTTCCGTATATCATGGCGGGCGCACAAGGTTTGGATCAATTGGAGAGTGAAATTTCTTTGCTTTCTGATGCGGGTGCTAGCGCAATTGAATTAGGGATTCCATTTTCAGACCCAGTGGCAGATGGGCCAGTTATTCAAGCTGCTGGTTTACAGGCACTTCAAAAAGATGTCTCTCTAGAAAAAATCATTGCACAATTAAAAAAAATCAAGACCACTACTCCTTTGATTTTGATGACTTATTTCAACCCCATTTTTTATTTTGGACTGGAAAAATTCATTCAAGAATTACAGGAAACGAATGTCAAAGGAGTGATTATTCCAGATTTGCCATTTGAGCATCAAGGATTATTGACCCCGCTTTTAAAATACAGCGATGTTGCATTGATTCCGTTAGTAGCATTGACGACGCCTAAAGAACGAATCGTCGAATTAGTGGAAGCGGGAGAAGGATTTATTTATGCCGTGGCGGTTAACGGCGTAACTGGTATAGGACGAGAGTATCAAACTTCTTTAGATGAGCATTTAGCTTATATTCAAAGTATCAGTGATAAACCGGTTCTCGCTGGATTCGGTATTTCTACCAAAGAGCACGTTGAGCGATTTAGACAAAATTGTGCTGGCGTGATCGTAGGCAGTAAAATCGTACAGTTATTGAGTGAAGGAAAAACGAAAGAAATAGAATTGTTTGTTAAATCTGTCATTTAG
- a CDS encoding isoprenylcysteine carboxylmethyltransferase family protein, translated as MIYLFFLIFSSIRLLFLRYSIKNEKAILANGGREYGAKVSFLLAIVHTIIYFSAFFEGIVRKVSLDTVSMIGLLLIGFSYSVLVYIIHLLGKLWTVKLMVASDHVYVDHWLFKKIEHPNYFLNIIPELIGIILFFHAWLTGIIGLPIYMVILMLRIREENEVNKQFKEEI; from the coding sequence ATGATTTATTTGTTTTTTTTAATATTTTCAAGCATTAGGTTACTTTTTTTGAGATATTCAATCAAAAATGAAAAAGCAATTTTAGCGAATGGCGGAAGAGAGTACGGAGCAAAAGTTTCTTTTCTATTGGCGATCGTTCATACGATCATTTACTTTTCTGCCTTTTTTGAGGGAATCGTGAGAAAGGTCAGCTTAGACACAGTTAGTATGATAGGACTGTTATTGATCGGGTTTTCATATAGTGTTTTAGTTTATATCATTCACTTGTTGGGTAAGCTTTGGACGGTGAAACTGATGGTTGCGAGTGATCACGTGTATGTTGATCATTGGTTGTTCAAAAAGATCGAACACCCAAATTATTTTCTTAATATCATTCCTGAATTGATAGGGATAATACTATTTTTTCATGCTTGGCTGACAGGGATCATCGGCTTACCTATTTACATGGTTATCCTTATGTTGAGAATCAGAGAAGAAAATGAAGTGAATAAGCAATTTAAAGAGGAAATCTGA
- a CDS encoding GNAT family N-acetyltransferase — protein sequence MELVINRNLIFAQNQRLETERLILRPVTLDDAIEMYEYASDEETVTYVFPIHQSLKDTKESIANYFVCAPLGKYGIALKETGRFIGTIDLRVEEKHNNGEIGYTLNKKFWGKGYVPEAANELLRLGFEELKLIRICAVHDIDNPKSGRVMEKIGMKIEGTVPNARMWKGKVVTDVLRGITVEEWQQLQEKIKN from the coding sequence ATGGAATTAGTGATCAATCGTAATTTGATTTTTGCCCAGAACCAACGATTGGAAACAGAGCGCTTGATTTTACGACCAGTGACATTGGATGACGCTATAGAGATGTATGAGTATGCCTCTGATGAGGAGACTGTCACTTATGTTTTTCCGATCCATCAATCGCTCAAAGACACCAAAGAAAGTATTGCGAACTATTTTGTCTGTGCTCCTTTAGGAAAATATGGCATAGCCTTAAAAGAAACGGGTCGGTTTATCGGGACGATCGATCTGCGGGTAGAAGAGAAGCACAATAATGGTGAAATTGGTTATACGCTGAATAAAAAATTCTGGGGCAAGGGCTACGTGCCAGAAGCGGCCAATGAATTGCTGCGTCTTGGTTTTGAAGAGCTCAAGCTGATTCGAATTTGTGCGGTCCATGATATCGATAACCCAAAATCAGGACGTGTGATGGAAAAGATCGGGATGAAAATTGAAGGTACGGTTCCTAACGCCCGGATGTGGAAGGGCAAGGTCGTGACCGATGTTTTGCGCGGAATTACGGTCGAAGAATGGCAGCAGCTGCAAGAGAAAATAAAGAACTAG
- a CDS encoding YktB family protein — MLMFTEKDFDVFTIEGLDARMEGIRASIQPKFQELDDYFAAKLGDQLETEFFVHIAQHRRRTVYPPENTWSALSQKKRGYKMDAHFQLGIWPDYLFMWLSLIDNPKNEKEIAQAFLDNQKLFKQLPDDFYISIDHTQPKIELLKEADLEKILIRFRDVKKGEFQIGRIIEKTDSLLNDPDKAREYMLQTYEALLPLYRLAKKHQ, encoded by the coding sequence ATGTTGATGTTTACTGAAAAAGATTTTGATGTGTTCACAATAGAAGGATTAGATGCAAGAATGGAGGGCATTCGGGCTTCGATCCAACCAAAATTTCAAGAACTGGATGACTATTTTGCAGCAAAATTAGGAGACCAGCTGGAAACAGAATTTTTTGTCCATATCGCCCAGCATCGACGTAGAACAGTTTACCCGCCAGAAAATACATGGTCTGCATTGAGCCAAAAAAAACGCGGCTATAAAATGGACGCTCATTTCCAATTAGGCATTTGGCCGGACTATCTATTCATGTGGCTATCTTTGATCGACAATCCTAAGAACGAAAAAGAAATTGCGCAGGCCTTTTTAGACAACCAAAAATTGTTTAAGCAATTACCGGATGATTTCTATATATCGATCGATCATACTCAGCCCAAAATAGAGTTGCTAAAAGAAGCAGATTTAGAAAAAATCCTGATTCGTTTTAGAGATGTGAAAAAAGGGGAATTTCAAATTGGGCGAATCATTGAAAAAACAGATTCTTTACTGAATGACCCAGACAAGGCACGTGAATATATGCTGCAAACCTATGAAGCATTACTGCCGCTATATCGATTAGCTAAAAAACATCAGTAA
- the lepB gene encoding signal peptidase I produces MKKKHPHLYTVIHLAVAVAFVVFLRNFVLTPVEVIGISMEPTYHESDRLWQSSLIKPQRFDNATFPSPRNGKRIVKRIIGLPGDTVRVENDQLYINDKAYDEPYLDEAKAKLTDGEPYTEDFSLSTIDVGAEKVVPDGHFFVLGDNRRRADDSRYFGFVDQKDIYGVVYFRYYPLNKIGLQ; encoded by the coding sequence ATGAAGAAAAAGCATCCTCATTTATACACAGTGATTCATCTAGCTGTTGCCGTGGCATTCGTTGTGTTTCTTAGAAATTTCGTTTTGACACCGGTAGAGGTCATAGGTATATCTATGGAGCCTACTTATCATGAATCTGATCGTTTATGGCAAAGTTCGCTGATCAAGCCCCAGCGCTTTGACAATGCGACTTTCCCTAGTCCTCGAAACGGAAAAAGGATCGTCAAACGAATTATTGGACTTCCAGGAGATACGGTACGCGTCGAAAATGACCAGCTTTACATTAATGACAAGGCTTATGATGAGCCTTACTTAGATGAAGCAAAAGCGAAATTGACGGATGGGGAGCCTTATACAGAAGATTTCTCTCTAAGCACGATTGACGTTGGTGCTGAAAAAGTGGTTCCTGACGGACATTTTTTTGTTCTTGGGGATAACCGAAGACGCGCAGATGATAGCCGTTATTTTGGCTTTGTCGATCAAAAGGATATTTATGGAGTCGTTTATTTCCGTTACTATCCTTTAAATAAGATCGGCTTACAATAA
- a CDS encoding ABC transporter permease has translation MFLAWNEITRSKLRYALIISVMFLISYLVFFLTGLAYGLAQDNRTAVDKWQADGIVLSDESNTNINMSMIPLKSLDDVTAKEKAALGQTAAVIQLDKKGAEKVNASFFGINKDEFLMPDIVEGRAFDTDDETVVNNSLKEENGFKLGDTIKLAGNEKKLKIVGFTENAKFNVAPVLYVSINTFQEIRFEKVDTTENARINAVVVRAKEGAMKNVDLAGNDLKSYGIQTFINKLPGYNAQVLTFGFMIGFLIVIAAIVIGIFIYVLTMQKATIFGIMKAQGISGKYISISVIVQTFVLAVLGISLGLLGTVGTSFVLPTAVPFQSNWLFFLAIGGAMLVIAVLGALFSVRTIVKIDPLKAIG, from the coding sequence ATGTTTTTAGCATGGAATGAAATTACACGATCAAAATTACGGTATGCCTTGATCATCAGCGTTATGTTTTTAATTTCTTATTTAGTTTTTTTCTTAACAGGGCTTGCCTATGGTTTGGCACAAGACAATCGTACAGCTGTGGATAAGTGGCAGGCAGATGGGATCGTTTTGTCTGATGAATCCAATACAAATATCAATATGTCGATGATTCCGTTGAAGTCATTGGATGATGTGACTGCCAAAGAAAAGGCAGCTTTGGGGCAAACAGCGGCAGTCATCCAGCTGGATAAAAAAGGAGCTGAAAAAGTCAATGCTAGTTTCTTTGGCATCAATAAAGATGAATTTCTGATGCCTGATATTGTCGAAGGAAGAGCCTTCGATACTGATGATGAAACCGTCGTAAATAATAGCCTGAAGGAAGAGAATGGGTTCAAATTGGGAGATACGATCAAACTTGCCGGTAATGAGAAGAAGCTTAAAATTGTCGGGTTTACAGAGAATGCAAAATTCAATGTGGCACCAGTTTTGTACGTTTCGATCAATACGTTTCAAGAAATCCGTTTTGAGAAAGTTGATACGACAGAGAATGCTCGAATCAATGCAGTCGTCGTTCGTGCAAAAGAAGGTGCGATGAAGAATGTTGATTTAGCTGGTAATGATTTGAAAAGCTATGGCATTCAAACATTTATCAATAAGCTTCCAGGTTATAATGCTCAGGTTTTGACTTTTGGATTTATGATCGGTTTTTTGATCGTGATCGCGGCGATCGTCATAGGGATATTTATTTATGTACTGACGATGCAAAAAGCAACGATTTTCGGCATCATGAAAGCACAAGGGATCTCTGGAAAATACATTTCAATTTCGGTCATCGTTCAAACCTTTGTATTAGCTGTATTAGGAATAAGTTTGGGCTTATTAGGAACAGTAGGAACTTCGTTTGTTTTACCGACAGCAGTACCGTTTCAAAGTAATTGGCTGTTTTTCTTAGCGATCGGCGGAGCAATGCTGGTGATTGCTGTTTTAGGGGCATTATTTTCTGTACGGACGATCGTGAAGATCGATCCATTAAAAGCAATTGGTTGA
- a CDS encoding ABC transporter ATP-binding protein, giving the protein MNAIEFSAVDKKFLDGDTMIEALKETNFSVEKGKFVAVIGPSGSGKSTFLTLAGGLQTPTSGEVKINNAAFSQENEKKRAKIRFDEIGFILQASNLVPFLTVEKQLRLVDKVKKVKTDTAKVNELLTQLGIEKLKRKYPDEISGGERQRVAIARALYNDPSIILADEPTASLDSERAFEVVKILARETKEKNKATIMVTHDQRLIEYCDDVFVMKDGVLTKQ; this is encoded by the coding sequence ATGAACGCAATTGAGTTTTCAGCTGTGGATAAAAAATTTCTTGATGGAGATACAATGATCGAAGCATTAAAAGAAACCAACTTTTCTGTGGAAAAAGGGAAATTTGTAGCAGTGATCGGTCCGAGTGGCTCCGGAAAAAGTACATTTTTGACCCTTGCAGGCGGGCTTCAAACGCCAACAAGTGGTGAAGTTAAAATCAATAATGCCGCTTTCAGTCAGGAAAACGAAAAGAAGAGAGCCAAGATTCGTTTTGACGAAATCGGTTTTATTCTACAGGCATCAAATTTAGTACCGTTTTTAACTGTGGAAAAGCAACTTCGTTTAGTGGATAAAGTAAAAAAGGTAAAAACAGATACCGCTAAAGTGAATGAGTTATTAACACAGCTGGGGATAGAGAAATTAAAACGCAAGTATCCTGATGAAATTTCTGGAGGAGAACGTCAGCGTGTAGCAATTGCTAGAGCGCTGTACAATGATCCTTCGATCATTTTAGCAGATGAGCCAACAGCTAGTTTAGACTCCGAGCGGGCGTTTGAAGTAGTCAAGATCTTGGCTAGAGAAACCAAAGAAAAAAACAAAGCCACGATCATGGTAACTCATGACCAGCGGTTGATCGAGTATTGTGACGACGTCTTCGTGATGAAAGATGGCGTGCTTACGAAGCAATAG